TCGCTCTCCGTGATCCTCGCCCAGGCGGACGGCGCTCGCATGCTCGTGGACGAGCGCCCCGCCTACGTCGCTCCATCGCTCGCCACCATCGCGGACACCGCGCGCGCATCCCTCACAGAGGTCCGAGTGCTGATCGAGACGCTCGTCGGCAGTCCCGACGGCCCCGTGCATCCCGGCTTGGCCGACCTCGACGAACTGGTGGAGCGCATGTCCCACGCCGGCCTCACGATCGCCGTCGAGCGGTTCGGCGGCGCCGCGGAACTCAGCGCGGCACAGGAACTCGCCGTCTACCGGATCGTCCAGGAGGGCCTCACCAACGCGCTCAAGCACGCCGGCGCCGGTGCACGCGCGCGGCTGGCGTTGGACGAGCGAGAGGACGGCATCGCCCTGTCCCTGGCATCCCGGCCGTCGGCTCCGCGGGACGCGCCTCCGCCCAGATCAACGGGCCGCGGCCTCATCGGGATGCGCGAGCGCGCCCGGTTCGCTGGAGGCTGGCTCGACGCCGGCGAGGACGAAGACCAGCCGGGCGGGTATCTCGTGACCGCCTACATCCCGGCGAGCCGGAATGCGGTGACCGCATGATCCGGGTCGCGATCGCCGACGACCAGCCGCTGTTCTGTACGGGACTGCAGATGATGATCGAGTCGCAACCCGATCTCGAGTTCGCCGGCAGCGCCGCGGACGGCCTGCAAGCAATACAGCTGGCCCGGTCGGCGGGTCCAGATGTGCTGCTCATGGACATCCGGATGCCGGTGCTGGACGGCATCGCAGCGACAGAGAGCATCCGGCGGGAGCACGCGGCCCCACTCCCCCGCATCGTCGTCCTCACGACCTTCGAACGTGACGAGGCGGTCGCCGCGGCGCTTCGGGCGGGAGCGGACGGCTTCCTGGTGAAGGATGCGACGCCGGACTTCATCCTGGCCGCCATCCGGACCGTGCACGACGGTCACTCGGTCATCGCACCGAAGGCGACGACGGAGTTGTTCCGCACGCTGGCCCGCCGGCGGCCGGAGTCGATCGACGCCTTGTCGGTCCGCGAGAAGGAGGTGTTCCTCCTCGCCGCCCGCGGTCTGAACAACGGCGAGATCGGGCAGACGGCCTTCATCTCCGAGGCGACCGTCAAGTCGCACGTCCGCAGCATCCTCGCCAAGCTCGGGCTGGCGTCGCGCGTGCAACTGGTGGCGTTCGCCTATGAGAACGGGCTCGTGCGGTGAGCGGCGCTCACAGCTCCCGCATCGCGCGCGTTCGCTCCGCACGGAGGGCGAGTTCCGCTCCCTCGGGGTAGCCGACCTCCATCAGGGTGAGGCCGCGGGCCGGCATCACCTTGAACGCGCTGGTGCGCTGCTTCTCGTCGCGAAGGCTCACCAGGTCGCCGGCGCCGAGCTTGCCCTCACCGACCTCGACGCATGCCCCCACGAGCGCGCGCACCATGCTGTGGCAGAAGGCGTCGGCCGTGAGCTCCGCGATGAGCACGCCATAATCGTCACGACGCCAGCTGAACGCCTGGAGGGTGCGGATGGTCGTGGCGCCCTCGCGCGCTTTGCAGTAGCTGGCGAAATCGTGGAGGCCGAGGAGTCCGTGGGCGGCCATGTCCATCGCATCCACATCGAGGTCCGCCGACACCCAGGCGGTCCGGTGGCGTTGCAGCGGGTCGCGGAGGGCCGCGCGGTCGGCGACGCGGTACTCGTAACGTCGCCAGAGCGCCGAGAAGCGCGCGTCGAATCCCTCGGGCGCAACCGTCGCGTCGAGCACGACGACGTCGGATACCGGGCCGAGGATGCCGTTCAGCCGCCGGCCGAGCGCCTCCTCTGCAGACAGCGGCGGGCGCTTCCCGTGCGGCTTCCGGAGGACCGCCTCCTGCTCCCGCGACAGGTCGACGTGGGCGACCTGTCCCGCAGCGTGCACCCCCGCATCCGTTCGGCCGGCGACGGTCAGGAGCGGCGGCTCCCCCGCCCGGCGGAAGATCGTCGCGAGACCGTCCTCCAGCGTCCCCTGCACCGTCCGCAGGCCCGGCTGGCGCCCCCAGCCGTTGAAATCCGTGCCCTGGTAGGCGATGTCGAGCCGGTACCGTCGGGCGGCGTCGCCCGGCGCGCGATCAGTAGGCACGCACGAGCCCCGTCTCGGCCTGGGTCGTCACGAACCCCATCCCCGTGTAGAGCCCCAGCGCGCCGGTCGGATTCTCGGCGTCCACGTCGAGGACGACCTTGTCCCAGTCACGCTGAGCACATCCCTCGAGCACCGCTCGCAGCAGCGACGGTGCGATGCGCTTCCCGCGGTACGGCCGCGTCACCGCGACGGTGGACACGTACGCACCGGTGAAACCCTGGCCGGCCCAGTCGTCTTCGTTCACATCCGTGAGCAGGACGCCGACGACCTCGTCACCCGCGAGCGCGACGAACGAGAGCTCGGCCACGAACACCCCGGACACCAGCCCCGAGAACTGCTCGTCGCTCAGAGGCTGGCTGCCCCAGTGATCACGGAAGGCGTCATCGCGCGCCGCGTGAACGGCGGCGGCGAGCTCGCTCGTGTAGGGGACGATCCGCACGTCGATCGTCGGCGACACCTCGGGGATGGGATCGCGCAGGTCGCGCTCCATCGTCCGGAAGTACCGGGCGACCTCGAACCCGCCGGCGAGGAGCAGCCGCTCGCGATCGGGCGCGCGCCGGTCGGCGTACCCGACCAGCCAGCCGGGCAGCGTCTTGTCCGAGGCGGCCAGCTTCTGCTCGCCCCGGGCCCGCTGCCACGCGAGCAGCTCGCGTCCGATTCCCTGGCCGCGGAACTCGGGATGGACGCCGCCGTTCATGAACTCGCGCACCAGCGTCTCCTGCCG
Above is a window of Leifsonia sp. 1010 DNA encoding:
- a CDS encoding response regulator transcription factor, translated to MIRVAIADDQPLFCTGLQMMIESQPDLEFAGSAADGLQAIQLARSAGPDVLLMDIRMPVLDGIAATESIRREHAAPLPRIVVLTTFERDEAVAAALRAGADGFLVKDATPDFILAAIRTVHDGHSVIAPKATTELFRTLARRRPESIDALSVREKEVFLLAARGLNNGEIGQTAFISEATVKSHVRSILAKLGLASRVQLVAFAYENGLVR
- the truA gene encoding tRNA pseudouridine(38-40) synthase TruA, with amino-acid sequence MPTDRAPGDAARRYRLDIAYQGTDFNGWGRQPGLRTVQGTLEDGLATIFRRAGEPPLLTVAGRTDAGVHAAGQVAHVDLSREQEAVLRKPHGKRPPLSAEEALGRRLNGILGPVSDVVVLDATVAPEGFDARFSALWRRYEYRVADRAALRDPLQRHRTAWVSADLDVDAMDMAAHGLLGLHDFASYCKAREGATTIRTLQAFSWRRDDYGVLIAELTADAFCHSMVRALVGACVEVGEGKLGAGDLVSLRDEKQRTSAFKVMPARGLTLMEVGYPEGAELALRAERTRAMREL
- a CDS encoding GNAT family N-acetyltransferase — encoded protein: MTDDTLSPLRERVAAPPTYRPRHPLVAEWRPATAADVDAIYDVYRAIAVQDHPNYVNTREEVEEELGYSFIDLETDTLLAVTADGRVAAVGIVMEPPRQETLVREFMNGGVHPEFRGQGIGRELLAWQRARGEQKLAASDKTLPGWLVGYADRRAPDRERLLLAGGFEVARYFRTMERDLRDPIPEVSPTIDVRIVPYTSELAAAVHAARDDAFRDHWGSQPLSDEQFSGLVSGVFVAELSFVALAGDEVVGVLLTDVNEDDWAGQGFTGAYVSTVAVTRPYRGKRIAPSLLRAVLEGCAQRDWDKVVLDVDAENPTGALGLYTGMGFVTTQAETGLVRAY